In Myotis daubentonii chromosome 11, mMyoDau2.1, whole genome shotgun sequence, the genomic window ccttctggccctttaaatacagttcctcatgttgtgacccaaccacaaaattattttcgttgctacttcataactgtaatgttgctactgttatgaatcatcacgtaaatatctgatatgcaggatggtcttaggcgacccctgtgaaagggtcgttcgaccgccaaaggggtcgcgaccaacaggttgagaaccgctgtgagaGAGGCATCAGCTGCAATGGGTTAGTGGTAGCGTTAGCCACCATGGCAACACTGGAAGTGCattctaattgcttttctcttgctgctttgaagattaTCTGTCTTtaatctttaacattttatttatttttgttttatagcagctttatctATAATTgcaaaaacttggaagcaaccaagatgtccttcagtaggtgaagtATAAATAAACTTTGGTATATCCagttaatagaatattatttagcactTAAAAACTCATGAAAAGCTATGAAGGAACTTTAAATGcacattactaagtgaaagaagccaatctaaaATGCCGACATACTATATTAacccaactatatgacattctggaaaaggcaaaactatggagacagtaaaaagatgaATGGTTGCCAGAAGCAGTGGGGATAAGCAATGAATAGGTGGAGCATGAAATATGTTTAGGGCAGTGAGAATATTCAGTATAATACATAATGATGAATACATGTCATTATGTATCTGCTCAATGTACAATAAACACCAAGAgggaatcataatgtaaactatgaacCCTGGGTGACCATATGTCCACGTACTATCATAATCCCACAAAATTCACAGTTTACACCATAATTCATCAATGGTAACAAAGGAACCAcactggtgggggatgttgattaTGGGGAAACTGTATTTGTGTTGGGGGAAGTGGGTATGTGGGAACACTTTATGATCTGCTCAActttagctattttaaaaaaagttgtctGAAGTCAGCACAAGTAATACTGAAAAGTTgctgctcaatggttgagtgtcaatctatgaaccaggtcagggcacatgccccggttgtgggatcaatcccaaGTAGAGGGCGtctaggaggcagccgatcaatgattctctatcaatcattgatctttctctttctctctctctctctctctctctctctctctctctctctctctctctctctcccctccgtccctccctctctccccccctccctcgcTGAAATATAGTCCAATAATGTTGAAATAATGAATGTgctgaaaacaaaaatgatagAGCACTTTGGTGACACCCAACAGAATAAACTTGATTGACTAAATAAAGCGATTGTCTTCTCACCCTCATTTTCAAATGCCTCTGCACCATGATATTACCGGCAGAGATGAGAGCAGGAAAgagataaagaggaaaataaacccGTGTGATGAAAGAAAAGATATCATAGAAACGAGCATTGTATATgaagcaaaagtaaaaaaaattaaaaaggcacATATCAAAAAAAGACATGAATAGAATATATTAACAAAAGTCAGAGTGAATCCAGAGTAAATTGACAACATAATGAAGAAGGCATTCACATTTCCCCAATTAATAAATGGTTCTATTGCCCTAGCCAGCAtgactaagtggttagagcattggcctgtgcaccaaaaggtcgcaggttcaatccccagtcaagggcatgtacctcgactGCAGGTGATCCCCAGctgggtcagggtgcatacaggaggaaccaatcgatgtgtctctcttacattgatgtttctctctctctctctccccctcacctccttccactctttctaaaaacacaatggaaaaaatatccttgggtgaggattaacaacaacaaaatgattcTATTAACTTTTCCTGATgggaatcctcacccaagtatatttttccattgaattttagagatagtgggagggggagagacagagagggagaaacattgatgtgagagcaccacatcgattggttgcctccccgtATGTGCCtgtccagggctggggatcgagcctgcaaccaatgtatgtgtccttgaccagaactgaacctgggacccttcagtctgtgggctgatgctctctccactgagctaaactggatAGGGCTGatgatctatatatttttttaaaatatatttttattgattttttacaaagaggaagggagagggacagagagctagaacacctatgagagagaaacatcgatcggctgccccctgcacactccccactgggtatgtgcccgcaaccaaggcacatgcccttgaccggaatcgaacttgggacccttgagttcgcaggccgatgctctatccactgagccaaaccggtcagggctgatctATATTTTTTAGAATCAAAAACTGTAATGAGGAAAAGCTGGACATAATAATTGAGAAAATgctatgtaatttttttcatataaaaatggcAGCTCAGTAAACGatcaaaaatactttttaagatGTTCTATAGTTGTCAGGCACTGGGAACACCTTGTCCGCCAAGTGCAATTCTAAAAAGGGTAGTTAAGCCACAGGTGCAAATGCATCAGCTGAATGTATGACTActtcttattattttcttcttaaatagaGGGCAATCCAATGTGAACTTTTCACATTCTCCACAAACATGGACTCCATATTTCTTAGAAAGCACTGAGATAAGGCTCCATTTGATGTAGGGTTTTTCCTAAATGCGTATCTGGGTCTAAACCCAAAGCTGCTACTTTTATGATGATTGCCTGAATGTTAGAGCCTGTCATCGCtcagagcagatttttgtttCTCTACCAAAGGTAAGCTAAAGGCTGAAAATTAAGCCTTTACACACATTTTATACTAAACATGCTGATAACCAGAAAGTACAGAACCTACTGACATTCCTTCcacttttttttcctgaagtttcAAAGCTCATGGAGATCTTCAGCCTCATCACCTTCACACTTGGTGTACACTCATCCTGTACCCACACTCCTTCCTCTTATGGTACGGCAACAGAGGGGGAAGAGCCATTGCTTCTTCATACAAATCAATGGCATGAGGACCCACTGTCTGATACATGTCGCTATCCAGTTCACCTGACCCCACTTGGTTTTCAGCTGGTCTTAGATTTGCTAAAACAACAATCTAATGCACAGCAGCAATGCACTGCATATTGTAACAGCTGTCCTTCCCACCACCGACCAGAGCTACAACCCTCATGCTGGGCGCAGGGCACAGGCATAGTGGGCCTAACCTTcagcatttaaattatgatgagtcttggtgtgggcctATTTAGGTTCATCTTggttgggactctctgcacttcctggacttgtatgtctatttcctcacCAGGTTAGGGATGTTTTCCATCATTTTCTGAAACCGGTTTTTAAACCCTTGGTCTTTCTCAtctccttccagcacccccatgatgtgaacGTTGGTATGCTtgcagttgtcccagaggctactTATACTATCCTCACTATTTCGAATTCTTCTTTTTGCTGTTTGATTGGgtattttctgcttccttatcttccaaattactgatttgatcctctgctcaTGCTCTACTGATTACatataatgtattcttcatttctgactggttctttcacattttctctctccatttttatgcgtatctctttgttgaagttctcactgagatcactgatcatccttataaccagtgttttgaactctgcatctggtagattgcttgtctccatttttgtTTAGTTCCTTTTTCTGGCATTTTGTTCTTTCACTTGGGATGTTTCCTAGTCTCCTCATTTtaactgcttccctgtgtttgttcctATGTGTTAGGCAGAGGTGCTGTCTCCTAGTCTTGGTGCAGTGGCATTATGTAGCAGGTGTCCTAAAGaacccagtggcacagcctctccGGTGAGTCCGTGTGAACTGtgtgcaccctcctgttgtaatgTATTGCTATCGGTATGTCAATGGGAAAAACTTACCCACAGGCCATTTTGCCGTAAAGACTGGCCATGACCTCTATGGAGGATCTGCTGTGCAGGGGCTGAccccatggagcaggacttgcttcagtggggatcTGATGCCCACTGAGACCAACCACATCTTGAGTGTGGTttagtgtgtcacttgtggaggtggttgggtggtgctttggcatgttctgaagctgtccaccaggtgtgctggctctggggcctccaaaAGGTACAGGGCAAGGTCAGCTgttgcctgtgccctgcccagggccaccggacatgagctacaaagcgatctgcagatggctgctacttatgCTAGGCTTGAAGGTGATTGGGAGAGGCCAAGCTACCTATCAAGGCTGGCTGCCAATAGTGTCAAGTtaggggccacttagcaagaggtatggggcatgctgaggccagttgctgcttgtttgagatttTAGGAAACTCTGCAGCATGAGCCAAGGCAGGCTGTTAGTatagaaaagccactggaaacagcttgggtgggcctggAATTTGggtggagcagggtctcagggaatcaccagggaagataaaacagtgttagccaggttgatggagactcagatatgatGTCCACTTGCAGGCTCTatgggggagggctcagcaaaggaaataTGGTCTCTGACAGCACTTCTGTCTAggggaaagctgcccctccagcccttgcTCCCTGTAGTTCCTTCCTGTATGTTCCTGGCACATTTCAAGCTGCTGTGAGTCTAAGTCTATGCACGGGCTCTTTAAGTggaatgcctgggactccaggaGCCCTCCATCTCATTTAGTCACCATCTGTGCTGGATtaacagccagaagttatgggaacCCCATCTTCCTAGACTGGAATATAGGACTGGTGGAATGCGGTGTGGGGCTgggccccttgctcctcaggggggaCCTTTGCAGTGGAGATATCCCTCCTTATTTAAAACTGTCACACTATGGGTATAGGACCAACCtgttctgttctgagttctgccccTGCTACCAGTCTTCACATGGCTTCTTCCTTATATCTTTAGTTATAGGAGTTCTGTTCAGCTAGGTTTCAGGCGGTTTtgaatgatggtttttctgtagttcagttgtaattttgatgtggttgtgggagaaggCAATTACCTTCTGCCATCTTGACCGGAAGCCCTCTTAGTTTACTCTTTCCAGAATtcaattaatttgtttttattactgaaaGGCTTATAATaaactctaaaaaagaaaaaaaaaggcaaacctATCCAAACAAAACAGTAGTATTTACCTCTAGAAAATGCTTTCATATATGTTACATGTTGAAACAATGTGGCCCATGTACCACACTGAGCAGTGTGGGCAAAGAGGGGGCTGGCCCATGAGGGGCATGAGCTGTCACACTGAAAGCTAAAGGGTCTGCTGCTAGCTACCATGACATACAGCAATGCAGCAGCAAGACCTGGCCACTGGGTGGAAGGCTTGTTCAGGTATGAGTAGGGAATACAGAACACGCTTCATGTTGAAAAAAACAACATCAACCCACCACATTTAACTACTGACTGAGCAAACCAATTCTGATGGCGAAAGTGTGTGAGGCGCTCTCCTCCCGTCACAGTTACAAGCTGATGCGAGGTTCCATGTCTATTTTCCTTCCCCTGCAGCAGGAAGGTTCTGGCCCGCATCAGAAGCGTACACACCCTGCTTCACTAATGGCAGGATACAGAAGAGCTGCTATACAAATAACTTGTAGTTGATTATGGGCTAACAAGGCAAGATTTCACTAAGCCAGGCCTCCCTGGGTCAGCCCCACATTGGGCAGTTGATCCGTTCTGATAACTAAGTTTATAAGGCCTGCCTTTCCTCTAGATCAGCTGCTCATTCAGGGCAGAGAGTATGGTTGATTTAAGACTGCCTTTCTAGTGAAAGTACTACTCAAAAAAgggttaacattttaaatttcaagtaAAAGCCTAGAAAGGGACCCAAAAGACCTAACCTCAGAAACCCATGGCACACAGGTAGTCTGTAGTTGCTTCCATTTGCTTTCCAGATCTGACAGGTGCcactggggcaggactggggagtCTGCAGAGGGAATGCTGAGCAAATGGCATCTGTTATGCTCCCTCCAGACCTCACTCAACACTTGTATGGATGACCTCTGTAAAAGAATTTGctctgatttcatttatgtgtCAGTGTTCTCACTGCTAGGCCTTGGGTTGGCCTAGAGATCTTTCAGGTCAGTTTACAGCTGTCTGCTATGGCCTGTACATCTGTCTGTCAGTTTATCCCACAAACCCAGCAAGAAAGAAGGAAGTTACTAATATCAGTCCCATCCACGCCTCTCTCTCTCAGGCACCCTGCCAAGTGCTAAGTGCTTTCTTCCACAGGAGACTGAAGAAAGTCTGTCATTTCTATGACATCGGGCTCCGATTACAGCTGAGAAACCTGAAGTTCGAAAGTGTGATAACAAACATGTCTTCATAATTATACAAGTAAATTTGGGAAAATGAATGATGTTTTTGCATATGTAATTAAGTAAAATGCAAATACCTGCCACATTTCTACCTTCCTTTTCACTTCCTCCTTTTCTGCAAACTCACTGAAGTTTGCCAGGGCTTTGGCTACCAGTATCCTCCTTTCTTCAACACTCAGTTCAGACTGTAGAGAAGTGTGTGGAGCGACTTCAGGCACATCTTTGCTGCTCTGTGTCTTAGGTCCAACCGAGGACTGTGCTTTGGGGCTGGAGCCATAGTCCACAGGACTGCTGCGGCCACCATGAACTTCACACTGACATGGGGTCCCTTGCTGGGGAGAACagtgtggtttcttggggataTCTGCAATGTTGGGTGTAACTGGTTCCCCAGGATTGGATGAACCTGAAACACCTGAAGAGAAGGTTCTACTTCGCTGTATTTCCTTTGGAATATTCTTCCTTTGGAAAATTGGTGACCCGTCATCTTTCAGTCGTTCTAAGCCTCCAAATTTAGCTGGATTccagaaagaaaatgtattgTGGACCAGCATTTCCTTATTGAAATCCAGCTGTGGAGTCTGTGGGGTGTCACAGTGGCCTGTGGGCATCCGCTGCCTAGGGATGTGGCAGAATGAGATCTGAGCAGATGCTGTCCACGGGGTCCCTGACTGCTCCAGAAGTGACGCGGCTCTCTGTAAATCTGAGTCGCTGTAGCTGAGTTGCCTTTTCAGGTGAGTCAGGGGCTGAAGGCACTCTACATTCCGTCTCTTCCACAGAGGGTCAAACTCTTGCTCACTGGAAAGAATCATATCCTGATTCTCAACATCCGCCGCCGCTGCAGTGGGCGTGAAGGAGTCCGACGCCTCCCTGTCGTGCCTCAGGAACTCTCTGTCCAGCTGCATTGTGACCACCTCAGAAACGGTCTTTTCAATTTCGGCCGAGAGGCCGGGTGCTTCTACCGCTTCTGTCACTATGGGCCTGTTCTCAGCTAAGTCGAGCAGCAATTTGCACACAAGGTGGATAATTTTTGGCACGTGTTTCAGAAGTCGCGCCTCATAACCATGAAGTAGATGCCGCTGGCGAGTCAGATACTGTGTTAAGGTGACAGCATGTGCTTTGGGGTCACAGCAAGAGAATATGTTGCGAAGAGGAATCAGAAACTGAGTAAATTCCCTCACACACAGTAGCTGTCCTCGAGTCTGAATGGAATTGGGACGCTTTGCCCGAACAAATATAATGGCTTGATCAGCAGTCATTCTTGTTGCAAAAACTAAGTAACAAGCTATTAAAACACCTACAtagtgaagaagaaaaaactagATGAGAAAagcttacatatatttttatttatcactctcagattatttaaattttatatgtttttagaaACCATATAAATAGGAAAACGTTTTAAGGATAATATAACTTTGTAATTTTTTGCATAggtgtttatatatttatttgtctatATGGTACCCCTTGCCTTGACTGAGAACACTCGTTGCCCACTGTACCCAGAGGAAGCACAGAAATTGTCGCAGTGAAGCTAAGTGTGGAGTAACGGGGGATGACGGAGTAATTGTAGAGTGAGTGGGGGATGACTAAGTGTGGAGTAACGGGGGATAACGGAGTAATGGTGGAGTGAGTGGGGGATGACTAAGTGTGGAGTAACGGGGGATAACGGAGTAATGGTGGAGTGAGTGGGGGATGACTAAGTGTGGAGTAACGGGGGGATGATGCAGTAATTGCGGAGGGAGTGGGGCATGACTAAGTGTGGAGTAAGGGGAGTCAGCGTGGAGTTGGGGGGAATCACTGAGTGTGAAATAGGGGAATGACTGAGTAATTGGGGAGTAAGGGGAGGTGATCTAGCATGTTTATCCTTTTTGCTCAACTCTAACATGGGAGAAATAAAGTCCTGCTTCTATTTCCCATTTAACAGTTTCTGAAAATTTCCATCCAATGGATCCATACACTGCCTTTGCCATCAGTTGCTGGAATATTCCTGCCTGGCATTCTGCCAAACtggacatttttaaatttgggaAGCAGTCACATTCACAATCTATTTTTCCCCCCTGACAATTCTTCTTATAGACTTGTCTCTATGtgaatatgtgttttttttccatacCATGA contains:
- the PTPDC1 gene encoding protein tyrosine phosphatase domain-containing protein 1 isoform X1, translating into MAAGVLPQNEPPYSTLVNNSGHAANMKGNSGRPTPKYTKVGERLRHVIPGHMACSMACGGKACKYENPARWSEQEQAIKGIYSSWITDNILAMARPSTELLEKYCVIEQFRSHGLKTVINLQRPGEHASCGNPLEQESGFTYLPEAFMEAGIYFYNFGWKDYGVASLTTILDMVKVMTFALQEGKVAIHCHAGLGRTGVLIACYLVFATRMTADQAIIFVRAKRPNSIQTRGQLLCVREFTQFLIPLRNIFSCCDPKAHAVTLTQYLTRQRHLLHGYEARLLKHVPKIIHLVCKLLLDLAENRPIVTEAVEAPGLSAEIEKTVSEVVTMQLDREFLRHDREASDSFTPTAAAADVENQDMILSSEQEFDPLWKRRNVECLQPLTHLKRQLSYSDSDLQRAASLLEQSGTPWTASAQISFCHIPRQRMPTGHCDTPQTPQLDFNKEMLVHNTFSFWNPAKFGGLERLKDDGSPIFQRKNIPKEIQRSRTFSSGVSGSSNPGEPVTPNIADIPKKPHCSPQQGTPCQCEVHGGRSSPVDYGSSPKAQSSVGPKTQSSKDVPEVAPHTSLQSELSVEERRILVAKALANFSEFAEKEEVKRKVEMWQKTFRSMYCQKKELNSRDGAWERICGERDPFILCSLMWSWVEQLKEPVITQEDVSMLADRCADAADALFLLEKGQHQTILCVLHCLVSLQPVPVDVEEAVLAHAIQAFTKVHFDSENGPIVYNTLKKIFKHTLEEKRKMTKDSPKLGV
- the PTPDC1 gene encoding protein tyrosine phosphatase domain-containing protein 1 isoform X2; protein product: MAAGVLPQNEPPYSTLVNNSGHAANMKGNSGRPTPKYTKVGERLRHVIPGHMACSMACGGKACKYENPARWSEQEQAIKGIYSSWITDNILAMARPSTELLEKYCVIEQFRSHGLKTVINLQRPGEHASCGNPLEQESGFTYLPEAFMEAGIYFYNFGWKDYGVASLTTILDMVKVMTFALQEGKVAIHCHAGLGRTGVLIACYLVFATRMTADQAIIFVRAKRPNSIQTRGQLLCVREFTQFLIPLRNIFSCCDPKAHAVTLTQYLTRQRHLLHGYEARLLKHVPKIIHLVCKLLLDLAENRPIVTEAVEAPGLSAEIEKTVSEVVTMQLDREFLRHDREASDSFTPTAAAADVENQDMILSSEQEFDPLWKRRNVECLQPLTHLKRQLSYSDSDLQRAASLLEQSGTPWTASAQISFCHIPRQRMPTGHCDTPQTPQLDFNKEMLVHNTFSFWNPAKFGGLERLKDDGSPIFQRKNIPKEIQRSRTFSSGVSGSSNPGEPVTPNIADIPKKPHCSPQQGTPCQCEVHGGRSSPVDYGSSPKAQSSVGPKTQSSKDVPEVAPHTSLQSELSVEERRILVAKALANFSEFAEKEEVKRKVEMWQKELNSRDGAWERICGERDPFILCSLMWSWVEQLKEPVITQEDVSMLADRCADAADALFLLEKGQHQTILCVLHCLVSLQPVPVDVEEAVLAHAIQAFTKVHFDSENGPIVYNTLKKIFKHTLEEKRKMTKDSPKLGV
- the PTPDC1 gene encoding protein tyrosine phosphatase domain-containing protein 1 isoform X5; translation: MQDPPRRLSAMPFLSSFLQGRRHSASDTVLRLPQGQHSSGSGSSSATKMLSSSSLQVMLAVSSLSCAKRNPTCPERKSNSGRPTPKYTKVGERLRHVIPGHMACSMACGGKACKYENPARWSEQEQAIKGIYSSWITDNILAMARPSTELLEKYCVIEQFRSHGLKTVINLQRPGEHASCGNPLEQESGFTYLPEAFMEAGIYFYNFGWKDYGVASLTTILDMVKVMTFALQEGKVAIHCHAGLGRTGVLIACYLVFATRMTADQAIIFVRAKRPNSIQTRGQLLCVREFTQFLIPLRNIFSCCDPKAHAVTLTQYLTRQRHLLHGYEARLLKHVPKIIHLVCKLLLDLAENRPIVTEAVEAPGLSAEIEKTVSEVVTMQLDREFLRHDREASDSFTPTAAAADVENQDMILSSEQEFDPLWKRRNVECLQPLTHLKRQLSYSDSDLQRAASLLEQSGTPWTASAQISFCHIPRQRMPTGHCDTPQTPQLDFNKEMLVHNTFSFWNPAKFGGLERLKDDGSPIFQRKNIPKEIQRSRTFSSGVSGSSNPGEPVTPNIADIPKKPHCSPQQGTPCQCEVHGGRSSPVDYGSSPKAQSSVGPKTQSSKDVPEVAPHTSLQSELSVEERRILVAKALANFSEFAEKEEVKRKVEMWQKELNSRDGAWERICGERDPFILCSLMWSWVEQLKEPVITQEDVSMLADRCADAADALFLLEKGQHQTILCVLHCLVSLQPVPVDVEEAVLAHAIQAFTKVHFDSENGPIVYNTLKKIFKHTLEEKRKMTKDSPKLGV
- the PTPDC1 gene encoding protein tyrosine phosphatase domain-containing protein 1 isoform X3, producing the protein MAAGVLPQNEPPYSTLVNNSGHAANMKGNSGRPTPKYTKVGERLRHVIPGHMACSMACGGKACKYENPARWSEQEQAIKGIYSSWITDNILAMARPSTELLEKYCVIEQFRSHGLKTVINLQRPGEHASCGNPLEQESGFTYLPEAFMEAGIYFYNFGWKDYGVASLTTILDMVKVMTFALQEGKVAIHCHAGLGRTGVLIACYLVFATRMTADQAIIFVRAKRPNSIQTRGQLLCVREFTQFLIPLRNIFSCCDPKAHAVTLTQYLTRQRHLLHGYEARLLKHVPKIIHLVCKLLLDLAENRPIVTEAVEAPGLSAEIEKTVSEVVTMQLDREFLRHDREASDSFTPTAAAADVENQDMILSSEQEFDPLWKRRNVECLQPLTHLKRQLSYSDSDLQRAASLLEQSGTPWTASAQISFCHIPRQRMPTGHCDTPQTPQLDFNKEMLVHNTFSFWNPAKFGGLERLKDDGSPIFQRKNIPKEIQRSRTFSSGVSGSSNPGEPVTPNIADIPKKPHCSPQQGTPCQCEVHGGRSSPVDYGSSPKAQSSVGPKTQSSKDVPEVAPHTSLQSELSVEERRILVAKALANFSEFAEKEEVKRKVEMWQFDVVVGGAAEGTCDNPRGCEHVG
- the PTPDC1 gene encoding protein tyrosine phosphatase domain-containing protein 1 isoform X4, which translates into the protein MAAGVLPQNEPPYSTLVNNSGHAANMKGNSGRPTPKYTKVGERLRHVIPGHMACSMACGGKACKYENPARWSEQEQAIKGIYSSWITDNILAMARPSTELLEKYCVIEQFRSHGLKTVINLQRPGEHASCGNPLEQESGFTYLPEAFMEAGIYFYNFGWKDYGVASLTTILDMVKVMTFALQEGKVAIHCHAGLGRTGVLIACYLVFATRMTADQAIIFVRAKRPNSIQTRGQLLCVREFTQFLIPLRNIFSCCDPKAHAVTLTQYLTRQRHLLHGYEARLLKHVPKIIHLVCKLLLDLAENRPIVTEAVEAPGLSAEIEKTVSEVVTMQLDREFLRHDREASDSFTPTAAAADVENQDMILSSEQEFDPLWKRRNVECLQPLTHLKRQLSYSDSDLQRAASLLEQSGTPWTASAQISFCHIPRQRMPTGHCDTPQTPQLDFNKEMLVHNTFSFWNPAKFGGLERLKDDGSPIFQRKNIPKEIQRSRTFSSGVSGSSNPGEPVTPNIADIPKKPHCSPQQGTPCQCEVHGGRSSPVDYGSSPKAQSSVGPKTQSSKDVPEVAPHTSLQSELSVEERRILVAKALANFKRAKFPRRSLGKNMW